From the genome of Azospira restricta, one region includes:
- the fdxH gene encoding formate dehydrogenase subunit beta — MALQSLDIKQRSATTTPAPQARTTIEVAKLIDVSACIGCKACQVACMEWNDVRDEVGSCVGVYDNPVDLTENSWTVMRFSEVEQNNKLEWLIRKDGCMHCADPGCLKACPAPGAIIQYANGIVDFHQENCIGCGYCVTGCPFNVPRISKKDSKAYKCTLCSDRVAVNQAPACVKACPTGAIQFGSKEDMKDYADKRIADLKERGYDKAGLYDPAGVGGTHVMYVLHHADKPDLYAGLPVNPSISPLVALWKGAAKPLATLALAGVALGSLFHYVMKGPNEVSKEMEAEVEKEDAQ, encoded by the coding sequence ATGGCACTGCAATCGCTAGACATCAAACAGCGCTCCGCAACGACTACGCCTGCGCCACAAGCACGCACGACGATCGAGGTCGCCAAGCTGATCGACGTGTCCGCCTGCATCGGCTGCAAGGCCTGCCAGGTGGCGTGCATGGAGTGGAACGACGTGCGCGACGAGGTCGGCTCGTGCGTCGGCGTCTACGACAACCCGGTGGACCTCACCGAGAACTCGTGGACGGTGATGCGCTTCTCCGAGGTCGAGCAGAACAACAAGCTGGAGTGGCTGATCCGCAAGGACGGCTGCATGCACTGCGCCGACCCGGGCTGCCTGAAGGCCTGCCCGGCGCCGGGAGCGATCATCCAGTACGCGAACGGCATCGTCGATTTCCATCAGGAGAACTGCATCGGCTGCGGCTACTGCGTGACCGGCTGCCCGTTCAACGTCCCCCGCATCTCGAAGAAGGACAGCAAGGCCTACAAGTGCACGCTGTGCTCCGACCGGGTCGCGGTCAACCAGGCTCCGGCCTGCGTCAAGGCCTGCCCGACCGGCGCGATCCAGTTTGGCAGCAAGGAGGACATGAAGGACTATGCCGACAAGCGCATCGCCGACCTCAAGGAACGCGGCTATGACAAGGCCGGCCTCTACGATCCGGCGGGCGTCGGCGGCACGCACGTGATGTACGTGCTGCACCACGCCGACAAGCCCGATCTGTACGCCGGACTGCCGGTCAACCCGAGCATCAGCCCGCTGGTCGCGCTGTGGAAGGGAGCGGCGAAGCCGCTCGCGACCCTGGCGCTCGCCGGCGTCGCGCTCGGCAGCCTGTTCCACTACGTGATGAAGGGTCCGAACGAAGTCTCCAAGGAGATGGAAGCGGAAGTCGAGAAGGAGGACGCACAATGA
- the selA gene encoding L-seryl-tRNA(Sec) selenium transferase, with product MTQKTLAQLPSVDRLLALPALADAIARHGRQPLTDCARAELAATRELVRAGHPLPATDALAAAIVGRADRLAQPNLRPVFNLTGTVLHTNLGRALLAPEAIAAMAVAAAAPCALEYDLADGGRGDRDALVEPLLAEILAAAMGEQAKNFAATVVNNNAAAVLLALDTLAKGREAVVSRGELVEIGGAFRVPDIMRRAGAKLIEIGTTNRTHGKDYAEAIGAKTALLMKVHTSNYAVVGFTKAVEEAEIAEIAHTHGLPFMVDLGSGTLTDFARWGLPKEPTPQDSLAAGADLVTFSGDKLLGGPQAGILVGRKELIAKIKKNPLKRALRVGKVTLAALEATLRLYRDPDRLAQRLPTLRLLTRCEHDIAAQAERLCPLVADFAGETSLVSIEPAMSQIGSGALPVERLASAALVVRFPGKRPGRQLAALEERLRALPQPVIGRIADDALRLDLRCLDPADEARFAAQLSVR from the coding sequence ATGACACAGAAAACCCTCGCCCAGCTTCCCTCCGTCGATCGCCTGCTCGCACTGCCGGCGCTGGCCGACGCGATCGCCCGCCACGGCCGCCAGCCGCTCACCGACTGCGCGCGCGCCGAGCTCGCCGCCACCCGCGAACTGGTCCGTGCCGGACATCCGCTGCCGGCCACCGACGCACTCGCCGCAGCCATCGTCGGCCGCGCCGACCGGCTGGCGCAGCCGAACCTGCGCCCGGTGTTCAACCTGACCGGCACCGTGCTGCACACCAACCTCGGCCGCGCGCTACTGGCGCCCGAGGCAATCGCGGCGATGGCGGTCGCCGCCGCCGCGCCCTGCGCGCTCGAATACGACCTCGCCGACGGCGGCCGCGGCGACCGCGATGCGCTGGTCGAGCCATTGCTCGCCGAGATCCTCGCCGCCGCGATGGGCGAGCAGGCGAAGAACTTCGCGGCGACCGTCGTCAACAACAACGCCGCCGCCGTGCTGCTGGCGCTCGACACGCTGGCCAAGGGCAGGGAGGCCGTGGTCTCGCGCGGCGAACTGGTCGAGATCGGCGGCGCCTTCCGCGTGCCGGACATCATGCGCCGCGCCGGTGCCAAGCTGATCGAGATCGGCACCACCAACCGCACGCACGGCAAGGACTACGCCGAAGCGATCGGCGCGAAGACGGCGCTCTTGATGAAGGTGCATACCTCGAACTACGCCGTCGTCGGCTTCACCAAGGCGGTCGAGGAAGCGGAAATCGCCGAAATCGCCCACACGCACGGCCTGCCGTTCATGGTCGACCTCGGCAGCGGCACGTTGACCGACTTCGCCCGCTGGGGCCTGCCCAAGGAGCCGACGCCGCAGGATTCGCTCGCCGCCGGCGCCGACCTCGTCACCTTCTCCGGCGACAAGCTCCTGGGCGGCCCGCAGGCCGGCATCCTGGTCGGCCGCAAGGAACTGATCGCGAAGATCAAGAAGAACCCGCTGAAACGTGCGCTGCGCGTCGGCAAGGTGACGCTCGCGGCGCTCGAGGCGACGCTGCGCCTGTACCGCGACCCCGACCGCCTGGCGCAGCGGCTGCCGACGCTCCGCCTGCTGACGCGCTGCGAGCACGACATCGCCGCGCAGGCCGAACGCCTGTGCCCGCTCGTCGCCGACTTCGCCGGCGAAACCTCGCTGGTCTCGATCGAACCGGCGATGAGCCAGATCGGCAGCGGCGCGCTGCCGGTCGAACGGCTGGCCTCCGCCGCGCTGGTCGTGCGCTTTCCCGGCAAGCGGCCGGGACGGCAACTGGCGGCGCTCGAAGAACGCCTGCGTGCGCTGCCGCAGCCGGTGATCGGCCGCATCGCCGACGACGCGCTGCGCCTCGACCTGCGCTGCCTCGACCCGGCCGACGAGGCGCGCTTCGCCGCGCAGCTGAGCGTCCGATGA
- the fdnG gene encoding formate dehydrogenase-N subunit alpha, with the protein MQMNRRQFFKICSAGLGGSSIAVMGFSPTAALAEVRTFKLARATETRNICPYCSVSCGVLIYSTGDKSKNSQGEIIHIEGDPDNPVNRGTLCPKGAGLRDMVQSQNRLKWPEVREPGASEWKKISWNEAIERIAKHMKADRDKNFVAQNKDGVTVNRWPTTGFLASSAASNEAGYLTVKTLRALGITALDTQARIUHAPTVASLAPSFGRGAMTNHWVDIKNADLVFVMGGNPAEAHPCGFKWVIEAKKNRKAKLVVVDPRFNRTASVADYYAPLRPGTDIAFLGGVINYLLTNDKLHHDYVKAYTNASFLIDEGFKFEDGIFSGYDEAKRAYGKDTWKYQLDKDGFAKVDETLQDPNCVFQLLKKHYSRYTPDVVSKVCGTPKDAFLKVCEYIADTAAPNRTMTNLYALGWTEHSVGSQNIRCMAIIQLLLGNMGMAGGGINALRGHANVQGITDFALYAQNLPGYLGAPTDGDKDRATFLEKRTPKALRPGQMNFPQNFPKWFTSLCKAWWGDAATKDNDFAYDYLPKLSGASDVLSIFNAMYEGKMTGFFCQGFNPLASVSNKKKVGDALAKLKYLVIIDPLATDTSEFWKPYGEFNAVDPAQIPTEVFRLPANLFAEHAGTFTNSGRVIQWRWKAVDGPGESKDDTEIIAALFLKLKEMYAKDGGAFAEPLQKLTWAYAQPAKPSPEELLREINGKALADVTDPKDPTKVLVKAGEQLPGFAMLRDDGSTTCGNWIYCGAWSQAGNNTARRDPSDPSGLGQTLAWGFAWPANRRVIYNRASCDPSGKPWDPKRMVIRWTGTAWGGNDVPDMRPDAAPEQNVMPFIMNPEGVARLFSRELMAEGPFPEHYEPFETPLDRNPMHPNNPKAVSNPAARVYKGDMEAFGKAKDFPYVATTYRLTEHFHYWTKQSRINAIMQPEQFVEIGEELAQEKGIKAGDKVKVRSNRGFIRGVAVVTKRIKALEVDGRKVHTVGIPTHFGFKGATKPGFITNTLTPFVGDANTQTPEYKAFLVNIEKA; encoded by the coding sequence ATGCAAATGAACAGGCGGCAGTTCTTCAAGATCTGCTCCGCCGGGCTGGGGGGGTCGTCCATCGCCGTGATGGGCTTCTCACCGACCGCAGCCCTCGCGGAAGTGCGGACCTTCAAGCTCGCGCGCGCCACCGAGACGCGGAACATCTGTCCGTACTGCTCGGTGTCCTGCGGCGTGCTGATCTACTCGACCGGCGACAAGTCGAAGAACTCGCAGGGCGAGATCATCCACATCGAGGGCGATCCGGACAATCCGGTGAACCGCGGCACGCTGTGCCCGAAGGGCGCCGGCCTGCGCGACATGGTGCAGAGCCAGAACCGCCTGAAGTGGCCGGAAGTGCGCGAGCCCGGTGCCAGCGAATGGAAGAAGATTTCGTGGAACGAGGCGATCGAGCGCATCGCGAAGCACATGAAGGCCGACCGCGACAAGAACTTCGTCGCGCAGAACAAGGACGGCGTGACGGTGAACCGTTGGCCGACCACCGGCTTCCTGGCGTCGTCGGCCGCCTCCAACGAGGCCGGCTACCTGACCGTCAAGACGCTCCGCGCGCTCGGGATCACTGCGCTCGACACCCAGGCACGCATCTGACACGCCCCCACGGTAGCCAGTCTGGCTCCGAGTTTCGGGCGTGGCGCGATGACCAACCACTGGGTGGACATCAAGAACGCTGATCTCGTCTTCGTGATGGGCGGCAACCCCGCCGAAGCGCATCCCTGCGGCTTCAAGTGGGTGATCGAGGCGAAGAAGAACCGCAAGGCGAAGCTGGTGGTCGTCGACCCGCGCTTCAACCGCACGGCTTCCGTCGCCGACTACTATGCGCCGCTACGGCCGGGGACCGACATCGCCTTCCTCGGCGGCGTCATCAACTACCTGCTGACCAACGACAAGCTCCATCACGACTACGTGAAGGCGTACACCAACGCCTCCTTCCTGATCGACGAGGGCTTCAAGTTCGAGGACGGCATCTTCTCCGGCTACGACGAGGCGAAGCGCGCCTACGGCAAGGACACCTGGAAGTACCAGCTCGACAAGGACGGCTTCGCCAAGGTCGACGAGACGCTGCAGGATCCGAACTGCGTCTTCCAGCTCCTGAAGAAGCACTATTCGCGCTATACGCCGGACGTCGTCAGCAAGGTCTGCGGCACGCCGAAGGACGCCTTCCTCAAGGTCTGCGAGTACATCGCCGACACCGCGGCGCCGAACCGGACGATGACCAACCTGTATGCGCTGGGCTGGACCGAGCACTCGGTCGGCTCGCAGAACATCCGCTGCATGGCGATCATCCAGCTGCTGCTCGGCAACATGGGCATGGCCGGAGGCGGCATCAACGCGCTGCGCGGGCACGCCAACGTGCAGGGCATCACCGACTTCGCCCTCTACGCGCAGAACCTGCCGGGCTACCTCGGCGCGCCGACCGATGGCGACAAGGACCGGGCGACCTTCCTCGAGAAGCGCACGCCGAAGGCGCTGCGTCCGGGGCAGATGAACTTCCCGCAGAACTTCCCGAAGTGGTTCACCAGCCTGTGCAAGGCCTGGTGGGGCGATGCGGCGACGAAGGACAACGACTTCGCCTACGACTACCTGCCGAAGCTCAGCGGGGCGTCCGACGTGCTGTCGATCTTCAACGCGATGTACGAAGGGAAGATGACCGGCTTCTTCTGCCAGGGCTTCAACCCGCTCGCCTCGGTGTCGAACAAGAAGAAGGTCGGCGACGCGCTGGCGAAGCTGAAGTACCTGGTCATCATCGACCCGCTGGCGACCGACACCTCCGAGTTCTGGAAGCCGTACGGCGAGTTCAACGCGGTCGATCCTGCGCAGATCCCGACCGAGGTCTTCCGCCTGCCGGCGAACCTCTTCGCCGAGCACGCCGGCACCTTCACCAACTCCGGCCGCGTCATCCAGTGGCGCTGGAAGGCGGTGGACGGGCCGGGCGAGTCGAAGGACGACACCGAGATCATCGCCGCGCTGTTCCTCAAGCTGAAGGAGATGTACGCCAAGGACGGCGGCGCCTTCGCGGAGCCGCTGCAGAAGTTGACCTGGGCCTACGCCCAGCCGGCGAAGCCGTCGCCCGAAGAGCTGCTGCGCGAGATCAACGGCAAGGCGCTGGCCGACGTCACCGACCCGAAGGACCCGACCAAGGTCCTGGTCAAGGCCGGCGAGCAGCTGCCCGGCTTCGCCATGCTGCGCGACGACGGCTCGACCACCTGCGGCAACTGGATCTACTGCGGCGCCTGGTCGCAGGCCGGCAACAACACCGCGCGGCGCGACCCGTCCGATCCGTCCGGCCTCGGCCAGACGCTGGCGTGGGGCTTCGCCTGGCCGGCCAACCGGCGCGTCATCTACAACCGCGCGTCGTGCGACCCGTCCGGCAAGCCCTGGGATCCGAAGCGCATGGTGATCCGCTGGACCGGCACCGCCTGGGGCGGCAACGACGTCCCGGACATGCGTCCGGACGCCGCGCCCGAGCAGAACGTGATGCCGTTCATCATGAACCCGGAAGGCGTCGCCCGCCTGTTCAGCCGCGAGCTGATGGCGGAAGGCCCGTTCCCGGAGCACTACGAGCCGTTCGAGACCCCGCTCGACAGGAACCCCATGCACCCGAACAACCCGAAGGCCGTCAGCAACCCGGCCGCGCGGGTCTACAAGGGCGACATGGAGGCCTTCGGCAAGGCCAAGGACTTCCCGTACGTGGCCACCACCTACCGCCTGACCGAGCACTTCCACTACTGGACCAAGCAGTCGCGGATCAACGCGATCATGCAGCCGGAACAGTTCGTGGAGATCGGCGAGGAGCTGGCGCAGGAGAAGGGGATCAAGGCCGGCGACAAGGTCAAGGTCCGCTCCAACCGCGGCTTCATCCGCGGCGTCGCGGTGGTGACCAAGCGCATCAAGGCGCTCGAGGTGGACGGCCGCAAGGTGCATACGGTCGGCATCCCCACCCACTTCGGGTTCAAGGGCGCGACCAAGCCGGGCTTCATCACCAACACGCTGACCCCGTTCGTCGGCGACGCCAACACGCAGACGCCGGAATACAAGGCGTTCCTGGTCAACATCGAGAAGGCGTAA
- the fdhE gene encoding formate dehydrogenase accessory protein FdhE, producing the protein METKPISFNPPTEDAPAILLPVAGSVFAERAERFATLAEGHKLADWLHFLGRLARAQHDALQALPELPPLPAAALEQARQHHMPPLNATAAERPAVWREVLRQLIAALLPHAPAGSVPLLGGLAAADDIRLEALADGLLHGEPDPAAAGELPLVAAALQVVFTARAAHLDAAQLQKLDTPGVCPCCGSLPAISIVRLSPAVNNLRYLHCSLCNTEWNVPRATCAACGGDKGLALQQIDGSDGKVRAETCDGCKSYLKIVYQEKDPRVDPVADDLATLALDLLVDEAGYGRSGPNLLLVNAAG; encoded by the coding sequence ATGGAAACGAAACCGATCAGCTTCAATCCGCCGACCGAAGATGCGCCCGCGATCCTGCTGCCGGTCGCCGGCAGCGTCTTCGCCGAGCGCGCCGAGCGCTTCGCGACGCTCGCCGAGGGCCACAAGCTCGCCGACTGGCTGCATTTCCTCGGCCGCCTCGCGCGCGCCCAGCACGATGCGCTGCAGGCGCTGCCCGAACTGCCGCCGCTTCCCGCCGCCGCGCTCGAACAGGCGCGGCAGCACCACATGCCGCCGCTCAACGCCACCGCCGCCGAGCGCCCCGCCGTCTGGCGCGAGGTACTGCGCCAGCTGATCGCCGCGCTGCTGCCGCACGCGCCGGCCGGCAGCGTGCCGCTGCTCGGCGGCCTCGCCGCCGCCGACGACATTCGCCTCGAGGCGCTCGCCGACGGCCTGCTGCACGGCGAGCCCGACCCCGCGGCTGCCGGCGAGCTGCCGCTGGTCGCCGCCGCGCTGCAGGTGGTGTTCACCGCGCGCGCCGCACACCTCGACGCCGCCCAGCTGCAGAAGCTCGACACGCCGGGCGTCTGCCCCTGCTGCGGCAGCCTGCCGGCGATCAGCATCGTCCGCCTGTCGCCCGCCGTGAACAACCTGCGCTACCTGCACTGTTCGCTGTGCAACACCGAGTGGAACGTGCCGCGCGCCACCTGCGCCGCCTGCGGCGGCGACAAGGGGCTCGCGCTGCAGCAGATCGACGGCAGCGACGGCAAGGTGCGCGCCGAGACCTGCGACGGCTGCAAGAGTTACCTGAAGATCGTCTACCAGGAGAAGGACCCGCGCGTCGACCCGGTCGCCGACGACCTCGCCACGCTGGCCCTCGACCTGCTCGTCGACGAGGCCGGCTACGGCCGCAGCGGACCGAACCTGCTCTTGGTGAACGCCGCCGGATAA
- a CDS encoding DsrE family protein: protein MSRLAILLWATDLDRPGLAAAPFVYAAAAAALDAEVEIHFAGRSVRLLVAGEAARRATAAAGGRSLYDFMQDAARGGARFLACSMAWREYVAAGETTIPEFAGHAGATAFVARTLDPDWRTLVF from the coding sequence GTGAGCCGTCTGGCGATCCTGCTGTGGGCGACCGACCTTGACCGCCCCGGCCTGGCGGCGGCGCCCTTCGTCTATGCGGCCGCGGCCGCCGCGCTCGACGCCGAGGTGGAGATCCATTTCGCCGGCCGCTCGGTGCGGCTGCTGGTCGCCGGCGAAGCCGCCCGGCGTGCCACCGCGGCGGCGGGCGGGCGCAGCCTGTACGACTTCATGCAGGACGCGGCGCGGGGCGGCGCCCGCTTCCTTGCCTGCAGCATGGCCTGGCGCGAGTACGTCGCCGCCGGCGAAACGACCATTCCCGAATTCGCCGGGCATGCCGGCGCCACCGCCTTCGTCGCGCGCACGCTCGACCCGGACTGGCGGACGCTGGTGTTCTGA
- a CDS encoding formate dehydrogenase subunit gamma, with amino-acid sequence MIRDPKDLQRYDASERANHWVVGISFILLALSGLAFFHPAFFPLTQLFGGPTWARILHPYIGVFMAFFFLLLFLRFWKLNRMTDADREWLSRVKEMVNGDDHNMPIQGKYNGGQKMMFWWMTVCMVLLTLSGLFIWRAQFTVPIDLARFGAVIHAAVAVFMIALIMVHVYAAIWTKGTLRAMWYGTVTRAWAKQHHRAWYKQVTGK; translated from the coding sequence ATGATCCGTGATCCGAAAGACCTGCAGCGTTACGACGCTTCCGAGCGGGCCAACCACTGGGTCGTGGGCATCAGCTTCATCCTGCTCGCGCTCTCCGGCCTGGCCTTCTTCCACCCGGCGTTCTTCCCGCTGACGCAGCTGTTCGGCGGGCCGACCTGGGCGCGCATCCTGCACCCCTACATCGGCGTCTTCATGGCCTTCTTCTTCCTGCTGCTGTTCCTGCGCTTCTGGAAGCTGAACCGGATGACCGACGCCGACCGCGAGTGGCTGTCGCGGGTGAAGGAGATGGTCAACGGCGACGACCACAACATGCCGATCCAGGGCAAGTACAACGGCGGCCAGAAGATGATGTTCTGGTGGATGACCGTGTGCATGGTCCTGCTGACGCTGTCGGGCCTGTTCATCTGGCGCGCGCAGTTCACCGTGCCGATCGATCTGGCGCGCTTCGGCGCCGTGATCCATGCCGCGGTGGCCGTGTTCATGATCGCGCTGATCATGGTGCACGTGTATGCCGCGATCTGGACCAAGGGCACGCTGCGCGCCATGTGGTACGGCACGGTCACCCGCGCCTGGGCGAAGCAGCACCACCGCGCCTGGTACAAGCAGGTGACCGGCAAGTAA
- a CDS encoding glycine cleavage system protein H, translated as MAHQPFSGAVPDGLLYDTRYDMWVREDGDALTIGITAFGVFLAGEIIAFTAKPKGAEVEAGRGLGTVESAKTVLAVHAPCAFRLDEINEALEDNPAPINATPYAAWLVRGSARDWARDRARLVDAAAYRAHILAVEPEARFT; from the coding sequence ATGGCGCACCAGCCCTTTTCCGGTGCCGTCCCCGACGGCCTGCTCTACGACACGCGCTACGACATGTGGGTGCGCGAGGACGGCGACGCGCTGACGATCGGCATCACTGCCTTCGGCGTCTTCCTCGCCGGCGAGATCATCGCCTTCACCGCCAAGCCGAAAGGCGCCGAGGTCGAGGCCGGGCGCGGGCTGGGCACCGTCGAAAGCGCGAAGACCGTGCTCGCCGTGCACGCGCCCTGCGCGTTCCGGCTCGACGAGATCAACGAGGCGCTCGAGGACAACCCGGCGCCGATCAACGCGACCCCGTACGCCGCCTGGCTGGTGCGCGGCAGCGCGCGCGACTGGGCGCGGGACCGCGCGCGGCTGGTCGATGCCGCGGCCTACCGCGCGCACATCCTCGCGGTCGAGCCGGAGGCGCGCTTCACGTGA
- the selB gene encoding selenocysteine-specific translation elongation factor, whose translation MIIGTAGHIDHGKTTLVKALTGVDADRLPEEKARGITLDLGYAYAPAADGGVLGFVDVPGHEKLIHNMLAGATGIDFLLLVVAADDGPMPQTREHLAIADLLGIRRGAVALTKCDAVTPERQAAAADEVRALLAGSAFAAAPIFPVAARDGGGIAALRTHLDAAAQAADRARDDGGRFRLAIDRCFTLAGIGTVVTGTVFSGSVRVGDTLTVSPPGFAARVRSLHAQDRPAERGDAGQRVALNLAGDFSRDAIRRGMWALDPRQHLPLERFAATLRLARDEAQALRHWTPVHVHLGAEDVTGRVALLVGDTLAPGTEALAEVVLDRPLCCVGGDRFVLRDTSATRTLAGGRVLDVFPPTRHKRAPARLAALRTAAAGDLAATLAQQLAANPTGIVLERFAQGWNLTDDAASRLWRTLELVRVDTRDGTLGFAPAAWAALGEKLLAALAAEHERAPDMLGAEHERLRRLTSPTLARAAFDRLVDEALAAGRIAQTSSWLHLPEHRATLSAADGDLWRTLSPLLDAAPFQPPRVRDIAKATNLAEDTVRALMKRVARSGRLYPVALDHYFSDDAVERLADIVAALCAEHGAARAADLRDRIGGGRKVAIHILEFFDRIGYTRRVRDQRGTKDEHVLREAAAPRQWKME comes from the coding sequence ATGATCATCGGGACCGCCGGCCACATCGACCACGGCAAGACGACGCTGGTGAAGGCCCTCACCGGCGTCGATGCCGACCGTCTGCCCGAGGAGAAGGCGCGCGGCATCACGCTCGACCTCGGCTATGCCTACGCGCCCGCCGCCGACGGCGGCGTGCTCGGCTTCGTCGACGTGCCCGGGCACGAGAAGCTGATCCACAACATGCTCGCCGGCGCCACCGGCATCGACTTCCTGCTGCTGGTCGTCGCCGCCGACGACGGGCCGATGCCGCAGACGCGCGAGCACCTGGCGATCGCCGACCTGCTCGGCATCCGCCGCGGCGCGGTGGCGCTGACCAAGTGCGACGCGGTGACGCCGGAGCGGCAGGCGGCGGCGGCGGACGAGGTGCGCGCGCTGCTCGCCGGCAGCGCCTTCGCCGCGGCGCCGATCTTCCCGGTCGCCGCCCGCGACGGCGGCGGCATCGCCGCGCTGCGCACCCACCTCGACGCGGCGGCGCAGGCAGCCGACCGGGCGCGCGACGACGGCGGCCGCTTCCGGCTGGCGATCGACCGCTGCTTCACGCTCGCCGGCATCGGCACCGTCGTCACCGGCACGGTGTTCTCCGGCAGCGTGCGCGTCGGCGACACGCTGACGGTCTCGCCGCCGGGATTCGCCGCGCGCGTGCGCAGCCTGCACGCGCAGGACCGGCCGGCCGAGCGCGGCGACGCCGGCCAGCGCGTCGCGCTGAACCTCGCCGGCGACTTCTCGCGCGATGCGATCCGGCGCGGCATGTGGGCGCTCGACCCGCGCCAGCACCTGCCGCTCGAGCGCTTCGCGGCGACGCTGCGGCTCGCCCGCGACGAGGCGCAGGCGCTGCGCCACTGGACGCCGGTGCATGTGCACCTCGGCGCCGAGGACGTCACCGGCCGCGTCGCGCTGCTCGTGGGCGACACGCTGGCGCCGGGCACCGAGGCGCTCGCCGAGGTCGTCCTCGACCGGCCGCTGTGCTGCGTCGGCGGCGACCGCTTCGTGCTGCGCGACACCTCGGCCACACGCACGCTGGCCGGCGGCCGCGTCCTCGACGTTTTCCCGCCGACGCGGCACAAGCGCGCGCCGGCGCGGCTCGCCGCGCTGCGTACGGCCGCCGCCGGCGACCTCGCGGCGACGCTGGCGCAGCAGCTCGCCGCGAATCCGACCGGAATCGTCCTCGAACGCTTCGCGCAGGGCTGGAACCTCACCGACGACGCGGCCAGCCGGCTGTGGCGCACGCTCGAGCTGGTGCGCGTCGACACGCGCGATGGCACGCTCGGCTTCGCGCCGGCGGCGTGGGCGGCGCTCGGCGAAAAGCTGCTCGCCGCGCTCGCCGCCGAGCACGAGCGCGCCCCCGACATGCTCGGCGCCGAGCACGAACGGCTGCGCCGGCTGACGTCGCCGACGCTCGCCCGTGCGGCCTTCGACCGCCTGGTCGACGAGGCGCTCGCCGCCGGCCGCATCGCGCAGACCTCGAGCTGGCTGCACCTGCCCGAACACCGCGCGACGCTCTCCGCCGCCGACGGCGACCTGTGGCGGACGCTGTCGCCGCTGCTCGACGCGGCGCCGTTCCAGCCGCCGCGCGTGCGCGACATCGCCAAGGCGACGAACCTCGCCGAGGACACCGTGCGCGCGCTGATGAAGCGCGTCGCGCGCAGCGGCCGGCTCTACCCGGTCGCGCTCGACCACTACTTCAGCGACGATGCGGTCGAACGGCTCGCCGACATCGTCGCCGCGCTCTGTGCCGAGCATGGCGCTGCGCGCGCCGCCGACCTGCGCGACCGCATCGGCGGCGGCCGCAAGGTGGCGATCCACATCCTCGAGTTCTTCGACCGCATCGGCTACACTCGCCGGGTCCGCGACCAGCGGGGCACGAAGGATGAGCACGTGCTGCGCGAGGCTGCCGCACCGCGGCAATGGAAGATGGAATGA